A genomic segment from Anaerococcus urinomassiliensis encodes:
- a CDS encoding transposase, with translation MKQNINTSSLTNFTLVDDTIQLKLNFNTEVYIQDDIKLRLVKNIIERIDLTEIKKVYSSFGRKPTVNPVTMLQIIIFCYSEGIFTSREIEKSCKYDLRIKYLLDGQTPPDHSTINRFRQKIINLTPNLLNEMVQILIEENQIDLSSIYIDGTKIEAYANRYSFVWKGSIEKWQEKLRMRIIKHFNLNKDLTASQVLEVVKIVFNQVSKECIEKKINFVFGQGKRKHQLQREYEMLKDWKSKLETYQKHLEIMGDYRNSYSKTDHDATFMRMKEDHMRNGQLKPAYNELARPARGGPSKCLRLHHRRKCIPSPI, from the coding sequence ATGAAACAAAATATTAATACATCATCATTAACTAATTTTACACTAGTTGATGATACAATTCAATTAAAATTAAATTTTAACACCGAAGTATACATCCAAGATGACATAAAACTAAGGCTTGTAAAAAATATAATTGAAAGGATAGACCTAACAGAAATAAAGAAAGTCTACTCATCATTTGGAAGAAAACCTACTGTTAACCCAGTAACAATGCTTCAAATAATAATATTCTGCTACTCTGAAGGAATATTTACATCAAGAGAAATAGAAAAATCATGCAAATATGATCTAAGAATAAAATATCTTCTTGATGGACAAACTCCACCAGATCACTCAACAATAAATAGATTTAGACAAAAAATAATAAATCTAACCCCCAATCTACTAAATGAAATGGTCCAAATATTAATAGAAGAAAATCAGATAGACCTATCAAGTATATACATAGATGGAACAAAAATAGAAGCCTACGCCAATAGATATAGCTTTGTATGGAAAGGAAGCATAGAAAAGTGGCAAGAAAAACTAAGGATGAGAATAATAAAACACTTCAATTTAAACAAAGACCTAACTGCAAGCCAAGTATTAGAAGTAGTAAAAATAGTATTTAATCAAGTTAGTAAAGAATGCATAGAAAAGAAAATCAACTTTGTATTTGGACAAGGCAAAAGAAAACATCAGCTTCAGCGTGAGTATGAAATGCTAAAAGATTGGAAAAGCAAACTAGAAACTTACCAGAAACATCTAGAAATAATGGGCGATTACAGAAACTCCTACTCAAAAACAGACCATGATGCAACCTTTATGAGAATGAAAGAAGACCACATGAGAAATGGTCAACTAAAGCCAGCATATAATGAACTAGCCCGTCCGGCTCGTGGAGGACCTAGCAAGTGCCTCAGGCTTCATCATAGGAGAAAATGTATCCCATCACCCATCTGA
- a CDS encoding transposase has translation MYTLKPFLTKLLKSYPNKLYKVVADAGYESEENYVYLAENNLTSYIKPSNYEQSKTRKYKKEQEFKQSLIYDENQDKYISEEGKEFIRCNDRYRKRKNGYVTTTKIYRCFHWNKDGQKTKGIYISETFQKYRKESLENIISDQGIEERLNRSIQAEGAFSKIKSGLDYNRFHHRGKANIISEICLLSIALNLNKLASKIENKNLEIIKYKAA, from the coding sequence ATGTATACGCTAAAGCCATTCTTAACAAAACTACTAAAAAGTTACCCAAACAAACTATACAAAGTAGTAGCAGATGCAGGATATGAAAGCGAAGAAAACTATGTATATCTTGCAGAAAATAACTTAACATCCTACATAAAGCCATCAAACTATGAACAATCAAAAACACGAAAATATAAAAAAGAACAAGAATTTAAACAAAGCCTAATATATGATGAAAATCAAGACAAATACATATCAGAAGAAGGTAAAGAATTCATAAGATGCAATGACAGATATAGAAAAAGAAAAAATGGATATGTAACAACCACAAAAATCTACAGGTGTTTCCATTGGAACAAAGATGGACAAAAAACTAAAGGCATCTACATATCAGAAACATTCCAAAAATATAGGAAAGAATCATTAGAAAACATAATATCCGACCAAGGAATAGAGGAAAGATTAAATAGATCAATCCAAGCTGAGGGAGCATTTTCTAAAATAAAATCAGGGCTAGACTACAACAGATTCCATCATAGAGGAAAAGCAAATATAATAAGTGAAATATGCCTTTTATCAATAGCGCTCAACTTAAATAAACTGGCATCCAAAATAGAAAACAAAAACTTAGAAATCATAAAATACAAAGCTGCTTAA
- a CDS encoding DUF2273 domain-containing protein, whose translation MKNNYEKYSDYQNDYENSILKDTSEKIVIIEKKKEKADSFFIGKIKNFASSHWNEFKYTILGLVVSILFLTIGFFRTLLIIILYNIGKIYGKYKDGDPEIIFMLEKFFR comes from the coding sequence ATGAAAAATAATTATGAAAAATATTCGGATTATCAAAATGATTATGAGAACTCTATATTAAAAGATACTAGTGAAAAAATAGTTATAATTGAAAAAAAGAAGGAAAAAGCAGATTCGTTTTTTATAGGTAAAATTAAAAACTTTGCGAGTTCTCATTGGAATGAGTTCAAATATACAATACTTGGACTTGTTGTTTCAATACTATTTTTAACAATAGGATTTTTTAGAACTCTCTTGATTATAATCTTATACAATATTGGCAAAATTTATGGCAAGTATAAAGATGGTGATCCGGAAATAATATTTATGTTGGAAAAATTTTTTAGATAA
- a CDS encoding DUF6612 family protein: MKYKISLVIAISLALLTSCNNPADQNNKQVKVSQSETSEEKTENTAEDTNKDNKTESKEAKEEELSKEELFSKLNELSSLESYKIETRSEKIAKANSDNPEVINSTDAKLEYIKEPHIYHALYQIHDPAVGEMETETYQNGRVAVTRQDASAWMRTEIPENETNDENNIIVNELDDYYTVSETDDYYLLEIETSPDNLEEIKDLIMGDEFEQIFDGELTTIRINHKFDKKTLYPISYDLEAESINENGDITLYKNNDIYKEVNAVEDIPIPDEVKALLEE; this comes from the coding sequence ATGAAATACAAAATAAGCTTAGTCATAGCCATTAGCTTGGCCCTACTTACATCATGTAATAATCCAGCCGATCAAAATAATAAACAGGTTAAGGTGTCACAAAGTGAAACAAGTGAGGAAAAAACTGAAAATACGGCAGAAGATACCAATAAAGATAATAAAACAGAAAGCAAGGAAGCAAAAGAAGAAGAGTTAAGCAAAGAAGAATTATTTAGCAAATTAAATGAACTTTCTAGTTTAGAATCCTACAAGATTGAAACTAGATCAGAAAAAATAGCAAAAGCAAATTCTGATAATCCAGAAGTAATAAATTCCACCGATGCAAAATTAGAATATATCAAAGAGCCACATATCTACCATGCCCTATATCAGATTCACGATCCTGCTGTAGGTGAAATGGAAACTGAAACTTATCAAAATGGAAGAGTTGCGGTCACAAGGCAAGATGCTAGCGCTTGGATGAGAACTGAAATACCAGAAAATGAAACAAATGACGAGAACAATATTATAGTAAACGAACTTGATGATTATTACACAGTAAGCGAAACTGACGATTACTATCTTTTAGAGATAGAAACAAGTCCAGACAACCTCGAAGAAATTAAGGATTTGATAATGGGTGATGAATTTGAGCAAATATTTGATGGTGAGCTAACAACTATTAGAATTAACCACAAATTTGACAAGAAAACCCTTTATCCAATCAGCTATGACTTGGAGGCTGAGTCTATAAATGAAAATGGTGACATAACCCTATATAAAAATAATGATATTTATAAAGAGGTAAATGCAGTAGAAGACATTCCTATACCTGATGAGGTTAAGGCTTTGTTAGAAGAATAA
- a CDS encoding Asp23/Gls24 family envelope stress response protein, translating to MANEEKYNELAGVNKKEADQRARAQQKEEFVNDFQENFKEDNKPAHESKLTFDGSVIEKIASIACQEVAGVLDMKGGFFSGISEQFGGRSLTKGITAEVGEKEAAIDAAIILEYGYSAPKVFEELKRNIAQSVGQMTGLKVVEVNVRVDDVMTKKEYEIKRKNTNNEDSSYNQGSSLR from the coding sequence ATGGCAAATGAAGAAAAATACAATGAATTAGCAGGCGTTAACAAAAAGGAAGCGGATCAAAGAGCAAGAGCTCAACAAAAGGAAGAATTTGTAAATGATTTCCAAGAAAATTTCAAAGAAGATAATAAGCCAGCTCATGAATCAAAGCTTACATTTGACGGTTCTGTAATAGAAAAAATAGCTTCAATAGCTTGTCAAGAAGTTGCTGGAGTATTAGATATGAAGGGTGGTTTCTTCTCTGGAATATCTGAACAATTTGGTGGACGTTCACTAACTAAGGGAATAACAGCTGAAGTTGGTGAAAAAGAAGCTGCTATTGATGCCGCAATTATTTTAGAGTATGGATATTCAGCTCCAAAAGTATTTGAAGAGTTAAAAAGAAATATAGCTCAATCTGTTGGACAAATGACTGGACTAAAAGTTGTTGAAGTTAATGTTCGTGTTGACGATGTAATGACTAAAAAAGAATACGAAATTAAAAGAAAAAATACAAATAATGAAGACTCTAGCTATAATCAAGGATCTTCCTTAAGATAG
- the amaP gene encoding alkaline shock response membrane anchor protein AmaP produces MKRWRKWINIIFSIATLLAIFCSYFLIFDFGKVTATLENFNRQGWFYYFLTVVAILGALLALYVLIKTIALPTTNDYVIDKGDSGDMLISSRAIIDNVLTTVRKYPEIRNSDAIIKVTNGDSNEINTRVKCGVYEGENLNSLGQTIKEDIAQSLETFTGYPVNKVDLEFYDIKKDSNKRVV; encoded by the coding sequence TTGAAAAGATGGCGAAAATGGATTAATATTATTTTTTCTATCGCCACATTACTTGCTATATTTTGTTCATATTTCTTGATATTTGATTTTGGCAAAGTCACAGCAACACTAGAAAATTTCAATAGACAAGGATGGTTCTACTATTTCTTGACTGTAGTTGCTATTTTAGGAGCATTATTAGCTTTATATGTTTTGATTAAAACTATTGCTCTTCCAACAACTAACGATTATGTAATTGATAAAGGTGATTCTGGTGATATGCTCATTAGTTCTAGAGCAATTATAGATAATGTACTTACGACTGTAAGAAAATATCCAGAGATTAGAAATTCAGATGCAATTATCAAGGTTACAAATGGAGATTCTAACGAAATAAATACTAGGGTCAAATGTGGTGTTTATGAAGGAGAGAATTTAAATTCATTAGGACAAACTATAAAAGAAGATATTGCACAAAGTTTAGAAACTTTCACAGGTTATCCTGTAAATAAGGTTGATTTAGAATTTTACGATATTAAAAAAGATTCTAATAAGAGAGTAGTTTAA